One window of the Pirellulaceae bacterium genome contains the following:
- a CDS encoding non-ribosomal peptide synthetase produces the protein MLAISTHFEQQVELRNSATAVIDGARTLSYAELNARANGIAHRILAEIGEEPAPVALLQGLGADAISSIYGVLKAGKFYVPLDVKSPVKRLRGILQEMNAPLLITDHTRDGVADELLGEIKQKLVVGEDFESEQKNPRVAVSQLDLAYVMYTSGSTGQPKGVMHTHANVLADMLRQGRDLKTDSNDCYGLLFAPSSSASCCSIFGGLLNGAAVSCFDLDRNPVSAMAAWLLQDKITICDINVAALRLFAASLTEKDRFPDMRLIAPGGEPLYRSDVELCRRIFGKQCVVQNSLGTTETRTVTQYFITSEMELETSMVPVGWPVDEKQVLLLDGNQSESDEGEIAVASRYLSTGYWNQPDLSSKVFLPNPHPEGERIYLTGDLAKRLPDGRLLHQGRKDFQVKIRGYRVEISEVEDRLLQLEEIEDVAVIAKPDHRGELCLQAYLVIAAGARLTVTQLRDVCRINLPRSSHPTRYSRVTALPKTNNGKLARAKLHEVEGEELQDHRTDCCSHSTDLEKRLCQIFEQVLGYLPMGIEDQFNDYGGDSIRVLDCILQIEKEIGVRVSPLTFLENQSAGELAAYLEDK, from the coding sequence ATGTTGGCCATTTCGACCCACTTCGAGCAGCAGGTCGAATTAAGAAATTCGGCAACCGCTGTCATTGATGGTGCTCGCACGTTGTCATACGCAGAACTTAATGCACGTGCTAACGGGATTGCGCACAGGATTCTGGCTGAAATCGGCGAAGAACCCGCTCCTGTCGCCCTGTTGCAGGGGCTTGGCGCAGATGCCATTTCTTCAATCTATGGAGTGCTCAAGGCTGGCAAGTTTTACGTGCCGCTGGATGTCAAGTCTCCTGTCAAACGGCTCCGCGGAATATTGCAAGAAATGAATGCTCCGTTGTTGATCACCGATCATACACGAGACGGTGTCGCTGACGAGTTGCTTGGAGAGATCAAACAAAAGTTGGTTGTTGGGGAAGATTTTGAATCGGAGCAGAAAAATCCTCGAGTAGCTGTTTCACAGCTCGACCTTGCATATGTGATGTATACGTCTGGTTCGACGGGACAACCCAAGGGAGTCATGCACACACACGCTAATGTGTTGGCCGACATGCTCAGGCAAGGCCGCGATCTCAAAACTGATTCAAATGATTGTTACGGACTTCTCTTTGCTCCGAGTTCGAGCGCATCCTGCTGTAGTATTTTTGGTGGTTTGTTGAACGGGGCTGCGGTTAGTTGTTTTGATCTAGATCGAAATCCAGTATCGGCCATGGCCGCCTGGCTGTTGCAAGATAAGATTACCATTTGCGATATCAATGTGGCTGCCTTGCGTTTGTTTGCGGCATCACTTACGGAAAAAGATCGGTTTCCCGACATGCGGCTGATTGCACCCGGAGGCGAGCCACTCTATCGCAGCGACGTTGAATTGTGTCGTCGAATCTTTGGCAAGCAGTGTGTTGTCCAGAATTCACTCGGCACAACCGAAACTCGCACGGTCACTCAGTATTTCATCACATCGGAGATGGAGCTTGAAACTTCGATGGTGCCGGTGGGTTGGCCTGTCGATGAAAAACAGGTGTTACTTCTAGATGGAAATCAATCTGAGAGCGACGAAGGAGAAATCGCAGTCGCTAGTCGCTATCTATCGACCGGATATTGGAATCAGCCCGATTTGTCGTCCAAGGTCTTTTTGCCGAATCCTCATCCTGAAGGTGAACGAATCTATTTGACTGGAGATCTGGCGAAGCGGTTGCCTGATGGTCGACTTCTGCATCAAGGACGTAAAGATTTTCAAGTTAAAATTCGAGGGTACCGAGTTGAGATATCCGAAGTCGAAGATCGATTGCTTCAGCTTGAAGAGATCGAAGATGTGGCAGTGATTGCCAAGCCAGATCATCGTGGAGAGTTATGTTTGCAGGCTTACCTCGTGATCGCCGCTGGGGCCAGACTGACTGTAACGCAACTGCGAGATGTTTGTCGGATTAACCTACCGAGATCAAGTCATCCGACTCGCTACAGTCGTGTCACTGCTTTGCCCAAGACAAATAACGGAAAGCTTGCTCGGGCAAAGCTGCATGAAGTCGAGGGGGAAGAATTGCAGGATCATCGGACCGATTGTTGTTCGCATTCCACCGACCTCGAGAAACGGCTTTGCCAAATCTTTGAACAGGTGCTCGGTTATTTACCAATGGGTATCGAGGATCAATTTAACGATTACGGTGGAGATTCGATTCGGGTCTTGGATTGCATTCTTCAGATTGAAAAAGAAATTGGGGTTCGGGTTTCGCCATTGACGTTTCTGGAAAATCAAAGTGCAGGAGAACTGGCTGCCTATTTGGAGGATAAATAA
- a CDS encoding thioesterase domain-containing protein — translation MFDSASGGTVHFSSNVRPIKLFLFPGVADSVFDLKELATQVDERIEVIGLESLASEESADFTSLAAHYAERVASLSPLGPWCLAGYSFGGLLAYEAARQLNENGRAIDFLGLIDASPDLLPTGPLRHPMRFMANVPVWLLDEFRHDRFELINKKITHWLRRKLTAHQGSFESEGLTEQLSGRVESNLEKIQAYSPPASCLKISLFQTRIRPLMHSINPYRDWCDLTTEKVRRISVPGNHDSVLKPPHVNSLCNAFNEELLFCLRHSLRPADS, via the coding sequence TTGTTCGATTCCGCTTCCGGGGGGACGGTTCATTTTTCATCTAACGTTCGTCCAATAAAGTTGTTCTTGTTTCCTGGCGTTGCCGATTCGGTATTTGATCTGAAAGAACTTGCCACACAAGTCGATGAAAGAATCGAGGTGATTGGCTTGGAGTCACTTGCGAGTGAAGAGTCAGCTGATTTTACCAGCCTGGCAGCTCATTATGCAGAACGCGTAGCAAGCCTCAGTCCTCTCGGACCTTGGTGTCTAGCCGGTTATTCGTTTGGCGGGCTTTTGGCCTACGAGGCGGCGAGGCAATTGAATGAAAACGGTCGGGCGATCGATTTTCTGGGGCTCATCGACGCGTCTCCGGATCTGCTCCCAACGGGGCCCTTACGCCATCCGATGAGATTCATGGCTAACGTGCCCGTTTGGCTTTTGGACGAATTTCGACATGACCGATTTGAATTGATCAATAAAAAAATAACGCATTGGTTACGGAGAAAGCTGACAGCGCATCAGGGCTCATTTGAGTCCGAGGGACTTACCGAACAATTGAGTGGACGTGTCGAGAGTAATCTGGAAAAGATACAGGCCTACTCACCGCCCGCCAGCTGTCTCAAGATTTCCCTGTTTCAAACTCGAATACGTCCCCTGATGCACTCGATCAATCCGTATCGCGACTGGTGTGATCTCACTACCGAGAAGGTGAGAAGGATTTCAGTTCCGGGAAATCATGATTCCGTCTTGAAGCCGCCGCATGTTAACTCCTTGTGCAATGCATTTAATGAGGAGTTGTTGTTTTGTCTTAGGCACTCGTTGAGGCCAGCCGACTCCTAG